A single Venturia canescens isolate UGA chromosome 1, ASM1945775v1, whole genome shotgun sequence DNA region contains:
- the LOC122416796 gene encoding uncharacterized protein isoform X1, with the protein MWVCRDDFEYIVKRQDQQKICFGSVCPRDTSSKSGMNSFMRYYAREEFPNVGPGKYNVSESFKAIKEKPRAESLSKKGYSGLARFGSHVSHTEDYPAPGDYTIRTLSPKVKSLKYPFASTAKRKTVSMNKNPGPGMYKNIDPVKRRILYEHSFGGKMRMKLGVQIKCTKRNNDVCELCGKKPTGDYWHLNNQVFLCRPCMVEERRKLSKHTKLELQEFRKLRDCSEIHLHDGTDAKIWLMHPGEIEKWTRQEAYLCAYFKD; encoded by the exons ATGTGGGTATGTCGAGACG ACTTTGAATACATCGTGAAGAGACAAGACCAACAAAAAATATGCTTCGGCTCGGTATGTCCTCGGGATACCAGTTCCAAAAGTGGCATGAATTCCTTCATGCGTTATTACGCTCGAGAAGAGTTTCCAAACGTTGGACCCGGGAAATATAATGTTTCTGAATCTTTTAAGGCTATCAAAGAGAAG cCACGTGCCGAGAGCCTGAGTAAAAAGGGCTACAGTGGGCTTGCAAGGTTCGGATCTCACGTTTCTCATACCGAAGATTATCCAGCCCCAGGCGATTATACGATTAGGACGTTATCTCCGAAGGTTAAAAGCCTTAAATATCCATTCGCATCGACTGCCAAACGAAAAACGGTatcgatgaataaaaatcCAGG TCCAGGAATGTACAAAAATATCGATCCGGTGAAGCGTCGAATTCTTTACGAACATAGTTTCGGCGGCAAGATGAGAATGAAACTGGGcgttcaaataaaatgtactaAACGCAACAACGACGTTTGCGAACTCTGCGGTAAGAAACCAACGGGTGACTACTGGCATTTGAATAATCAAGTCTTCCTATGTCGTCCTTGCATGGTCGAAGAACGACGCAAACTCTCCAAACACACGAAGCTTGAACTACAAGAATTCCGT AAACTCCGCGATTGCTCAGAAATCCATCTGCACGATGGTACAGATGCAAAAATATGGTTGATGCATCCTGGCGAGATCGAAAAGTGGACACGACAAGAAGCTTATCTTTGTGCGTATTTCAAAGATTAA
- the LOC122416796 gene encoding uncharacterized protein isoform X2, whose translation MNSFMRYYAREEFPNVGPGKYNVSESFKAIKEKPRAESLSKKGYSGLARFGSHVSHTEDYPAPGDYTIRTLSPKVKSLKYPFASTAKRKTVSMNKNPGPGMYKNIDPVKRRILYEHSFGGKMRMKLGVQIKCTKRNNDVCELCGKKPTGDYWHLNNQVFLCRPCMVEERRKLSKHTKLELQEFRKLRDCSEIHLHDGTDAKIWLMHPGEIEKWTRQEAYLCAYFKD comes from the exons ATGAATTCCTTCATGCGTTATTACGCTCGAGAAGAGTTTCCAAACGTTGGACCCGGGAAATATAATGTTTCTGAATCTTTTAAGGCTATCAAAGAGAAG cCACGTGCCGAGAGCCTGAGTAAAAAGGGCTACAGTGGGCTTGCAAGGTTCGGATCTCACGTTTCTCATACCGAAGATTATCCAGCCCCAGGCGATTATACGATTAGGACGTTATCTCCGAAGGTTAAAAGCCTTAAATATCCATTCGCATCGACTGCCAAACGAAAAACGGTatcgatgaataaaaatcCAGG TCCAGGAATGTACAAAAATATCGATCCGGTGAAGCGTCGAATTCTTTACGAACATAGTTTCGGCGGCAAGATGAGAATGAAACTGGGcgttcaaataaaatgtactaAACGCAACAACGACGTTTGCGAACTCTGCGGTAAGAAACCAACGGGTGACTACTGGCATTTGAATAATCAAGTCTTCCTATGTCGTCCTTGCATGGTCGAAGAACGACGCAAACTCTCCAAACACACGAAGCTTGAACTACAAGAATTCCGT AAACTCCGCGATTGCTCAGAAATCCATCTGCACGATGGTACAGATGCAAAAATATGGTTGATGCATCCTGGCGAGATCGAAAAGTGGACACGACAAGAAGCTTATCTTTGTGCGTATTTCAAAGATTAA